The Belonocnema kinseyi isolate 2016_QV_RU_SX_M_011 chromosome 2, B_treatae_v1, whole genome shotgun sequence nucleotide sequence GACTCAAGGAAGAAATAGTGTCTTCCAAAGATCCACCAAGCCAAACGAAATATCCTTCCAGCCTTCTGATTCCGCTCTCCCGTCTCTTGGTCTCAACTTCCATCGCACTAGTCCCCTGATGCCTGATCAGCATATTCCTCATCGCCGGATTTTCCATCACTTCCATTTCCGTTTTGATCTGCTGCAGTCTAAAATGTAACTTCAACAACTGACAGGCTTTCCCCTCATCCAAAGAACCTTCCTGCTCATCCTCATCATCAGACATGTCCGTTTCCAATCTAGAAATTTTCGCTTGTATCTCTCTTCCTTCCCTCATCAGAGACCTGATGACATCACAAGTCTTTTTGCAAACGCTGCCTCTCTTCATGTCGAAAAAGAGTCTGAGTCTGGCTTCAAGGTGCGTCGCAACCCAGTCAGCGTTGTCATCGTCATCAGCGTCCCAGGGCATCCAAAGGTAATTGTAGAAAAAGCGAAGCTCGTCAATACAATTCGCAGTGCCTACCATGTCCAAAGCATCGTTTTCTTGAACTTGAGTGGCGTACAGTTCTATCAGAGGCACATCGTACTCTTCCGGTAAGTGAATGTCATCCTGGACGGCGACAATTTTCACGAGAGATGTGAGTTCAGCAAAGTTGACATGCTGGACTTCGACGACGACTATCGTTGGGTAATGGATCTCAAAATCCTGGCATGTGAATTTGGGGATCTTCCACAAGGCTCGCCAACCAACTGGCTCAATCACGAGCTCTATGTGGTAGGCCCATTCGGAACGGATTTGAGAGGCTGGAACTATATCCTCCCGATTGGAGAGGATTTCTGAAAAGTCCACGAGACGTTCTTGAAGACTCTTGTCGAATGTGAAGATCTCCATTTATACATAAGAAGTTTCTCTCTGCAagatttaatttctttctgaGGTTTATCTGTGGAGTGGAGAGACTTCACAACTAACTATTCTCTCAAAATCAGGGAAACTGGgtcatttttttatgagaaaaggAGCATGATAAAGGAACACATTATTTTACAGGATGTGTCCTGAAGATTCCATGTTTTTTCCAGGATAAATTATATTACAACATACTCTTAAATATGCTAGAATCCTcgattaattaacaaatacaaTGAAGAATCAGTGCACATTTAAGTTAAATTAATatgggtactatattaaatttaattaaacagtttcaaatttctaatttttaaagtaaacctATTGTAGTTTCAATATGAtagatgattttctaacaaaatagttgaattttcaattaaaaaatacgaattatcaaccaaaaatgtaattgttgaatttatcgttaaaaaaatcatttttcacaaaaaacaaccttttaaccaaagtgattaaattttcaactaaaataatgaatcttcttctgaaagagatgcattttaaaccaaaaagatgattttttaaatagaaggaattaacttttaaccaaggaggTTTATTGTAccccaaagaaaatgaattttcaactagaacagatcaattttcaactaaaaatggaattacttaattttcagttgaaaaaattaattttctataaaaaagaatttaaactaaaatgattaataatgatttgtaatgattttttaaccaaaaagatgaattttcaaacaagaaaactaatttgttaccaaaaaacaccactttgtacaaaatacatcaatttttatctagaaaagatcaattttcaatcaaaaatgaaacttaaattttcggttaaaaaattatttttaaccaaactgatgcattttcaacgaaaatgatcaatctttaactacaatagcagaattttcaacaaaaaatcttgatttcaaccacaaagattagtttccagcaaaaaagataaattaaaaaaaaacattaattttatactaaatagttgaattttcagttaaaaaaaaaactaattcctcacagaaaacaacttttcaaccaaagtgattaattcttaactaaaatgatgaatcttattCTGAAGAGATGACtctttaactaaagagattaacTTTGAACTAAGTGCGTTCATTGTCacccaaaatgatcaattttcaattgaaaatggaattatttaattttcattcaaaaaattaattttgcatgaaaaaatttaactaaaatgattaataatgaaCTGGAACGTTTCAAtatgtaaccaaaaagatgaattttcaaacaagaaaattaattttttaccaaacaagacgactttttaaaaaatggcatgaATTTAGATctagaaaatgtcaattttgaatcaaaaataaaagttaaattttcagttaaaaaaattatttttaaccaaactgatgcattttcaacgaaaatgatcaatcttcaactgcaatagcagaatttttaacaaaaaatctttatttcaaccacaaagattagtttccagcaaaaaagacgaattaagaaaacaatacattaattttctactaactagttgaattttcagttaaaaaaaattaattcctcacaaaaaacaacttttcaaccaaagtgattaattctgaactaaaatgatgaatcttgttctacaagagatgaattttaaacaaaaagatgaatttttagttaaagagatCAACTTTGAACTAAGTAGGTTCATTGTcactcaaaatgataaattttcaactaaaaacggaattatttaattttcagctcaaaacATAAATTGGGATAAAAAAACTCAACTAAACTGATTAATAATGAACTgaagtatttcaattttgaacccaaaaagatgaattttcaaacaagaaaattaattgtttaccaaaaaagacgactttgtaaaaaattgcatgaatttttatatagaaaatatcaattttcaataaaaaatgaatgctaaattttcagttcaaagaattattttttaactgaacttatgcattttcaacgaaaatgatagatcttcaactggaatagatgaattttcaaccaaaagtgatagcagaattttaaataaaaaatcttgatttcaaccacaaatattagtttccaccaaaaaagatgtgaattttcaaaaaagatttagttGTAATACAGGAATATAAAGCTACTTgtacaaataaagaataatttatattcaattttatattgcaattaaaaaaagaatttagaacgCTCTCGACAAATTTCCTGACTGAAAGAAATTTACCTGACATTTCcagatatataaaaattccctgataatatCATGTTTCCCAGGTAGGGTTTTCTagactttcaaatttttctaggTCTCCTTTCTTAATTAAACAATGAAATAACCATTTATTATATACGTACAAAatgtgcaatttaattttttactgaccaacattttttaaagttagcagaaccataaataaacaaatttttaatttttttcgaacatgagtcgttttttaaatccttgaattcttcgaaatctttgtaaattcgttgaaatctcttgaagtacttaaaatctttgtgaaattttgaaatttctgtgaaatcttttggggtctttttcaatttttgtaaaatatttgaaatccttgaaatttttaaaatccttaaaatttgaaatattagtgaaatttttgaaatatttgtgaaagctttctttaatctttgtttgtgaaatcttctaaaatttgttcaaaccttttgaataatttaacatctttgaagtctttaatattttttataaaatctttgaaatatttgcaaagtattttttgtttat carries:
- the LOC117168048 gene encoding protein nessun dorma; the protein is MEIFTFDKSLQERLVDFSEILSNREDIVPASQIRSEWAYHIELVIEPVGWRALWKIPKFTCQDFEIHYPTIVVVEVQHVNFAELTSLVKIVAVQDDIHLPEEYDVPLIELYATQVQENDALDMVGTANCIDELRFFYNYLWMPWDADDDDNADWVATHLEARLRLFFDMKRGSVCKKTCDVIRSLMREGREIQAKISRLETDMSDDEDEQEGSLDEGKACQLLKLHFRLQQIKTEMEVMENPAMRNMLIRHQGTSAMEVETKRRESGIRRLEGYFVWLGGSLEDTISSLSQAKGFLPPDTLVKTSSCLKEALDSCDAGDIVILGKGNHPIRGSGNLEDGGMIKGINSRETTVLCPKETESGPSLLDFSGGEVVLENLTVDLGDLQAGILVRKGTVKLDGCKIHATNKSVIKIGIVVLPGAKLISQNTTFVGLGTAVMVHSSGDAILSECSFEECIEGIQLQDNARLTMTNSSLTNFKEYGIRLELEKNSSDTESKTGGTELLENISDISLEGCKFGNNGKGDVLLKSQTGVSLLTKSEAMIS